Genomic window (Capsicum annuum cultivar UCD-10X-F1 chromosome 10, UCD10Xv1.1, whole genome shotgun sequence):
AAATATGAATATggtgcaaaaaaaatatattagttaatGCAAAACAAATTATATACTATACAACTAGATATAAGGATGAAGTATgtacaaattaattattatatactaTACAACTGTAAATTTTTTTAATGGAATAATAGAATAAGTTATGTTGGCtaattttatgcatttattttttacacttttaGAATATGCTAAAATTATTCTAGTATTTGATATGTAGGAATAATATCACGCAAGGTGAACATGTTGTCGCAGATGATTAGTacataactcatatatttttgtttagtatataacaattaattataattgtatagtatatagcAATTAATTTGTATATACTTCATCCTCACGTCTAGTTGtataatatataatttgttttgcataactcatatatttttaGCACCATATTCATATTTAACATTATTAATAAAGTTGTGCACATAACTCACATATTTTTAGAGTTATATTCATATTTCACATGTGTAAAAtggataactcacttaaaaatTAACTGGCTCATTGTTGCGTATCCAAAAAAACAAATTGAATTACAAGAAAATAATTCAAAGgagttaacttttttttttcctcttcttggAGACTATTTTTGTGCAATTGATCACTTGGAGAATCAAAAACTTCACTCATGGGACTATTATTATTACCAagaaatgaaattgatgaacaTGAAGATGTTGAATTATTAGCATTAATTCCACCTTCAAGAAGAAGGGCTTTCAAATTAAGAATTGACAATGATTTTTCTCGTGAAGACAATATTTTTTGTCACCAAAAGTTATTTGAGATCTCAATATTAGTGTTGAAAATGTACAATTTAAGTTAACAATAGGACATTGTATTGAACACCATCCAAATAACACACATGACACATGGTATTTTACCAAATTTCAATTCTATATATTAAAGATGGATCAACATTATCAAATAGATAAGTGAACAAAAGGAGGGAAAATAAATGTTTTTACTTCTTTATAATGCATATGGAATACTGCATTTTCAATCATATATGTATACACTGCAAGTAAGAGCTCAACACTAAGTTATATGAATAAACAAATCTCTTTTATCAAAGTTACCCAAGATGTACATCTAGCAAATCAGAAGTTCAAATCTCTATATTTTCACAGCTACTTTGCTACATaaaacttttgtttttttttgtttcatcatAACTTCCAGAAAGTATTCAAAACACGAGATTATGTCACTCGTAGAAATATGTTTCCCTTATATTGCCGTCTTGAAAGTTGAAAATTCTTATTTGACATAAGAAAGTCAAGATTCATACAACTGATACCAACTTGATTAGAATTGAGGTGTCATCTTGCACACTGATAAGACTGAGGAAACCACTTCGAAAACAAATGGTGCTTTTTCTTTATAACCAGGATGAAAATACCATAGCACGGTATGTGTATAAATACCACCAATAAGTACCTAAAAAATCACCAGCAGATCGTATATTTGCTTAAATAAACTCATGAATTTGATTGTATAGTTTAGGACATGATAGGAATTACATACCACAAAGGAGAAACTGCAGATGATAGATCAAGGAATGGATAGGGCCACCTGTTCAACAAAATAACATCAGTATTAATTAATCAATTAACCAAGATTGAAAATGTAACAACATAATtcacataaattataaaaataaatataactcacttttttagTGAGTTatgtataaacaaaaaaaaataactcaCTTTTTTAGTGAGTTATATAACTTTCATTgatataactcacaaaaaagtgagttatacgtataactcactttttttgtgAGTGATGTACAAATAAAATGGATAACTCACTAAAAATGTGATTTATACACTTTTTATAAAGATGACGTCGTCTGCCGAACTATCGTTAAAAAAGTAATGTATAAttcactttttaagtgagttaaaCCTATTTTGGTCACACTTtatatacatgaaatattttgatacttttttttagCTGGACAGCCTATTTTGGTCGCGGACTCCATTTATTTTCATTAACATTAAGACGTCTGAATCTAAATGCATATCTGAATGGTTAAGATGTTATATGTAAACctgaaaattgaatgattaaaactgtttgtttttcaacatttgaatatgcataatttatttgcataataaatgtataattcaaatatgaaagtaattaaagattagaaaaaatataatttaataaaataaaattattatttgataaaaaaatatttatgctaCCTAATGGTTGCAgggatggtgatggtggtggtaaTAGTTAGCATTAGTATCTAATAATAATGGTGGTAATAGTTGTGATGACGGAGATGGATGTTGTTTTAGTGATTGATGTGATGATGGGAGTTACTAGTGGTGGTGGATGTTAGTAGTTGGCAGCATTGATGATGGTGgcgaaaaaatattttgatggtTGATGGTGTGTTGGTAGTAGTTGGTGTCGATGTTAGTTTTGATGGATGAAGTAATTGGTAATATGTATTGTACGCAGTGATTGTATTTACTGATAATGGTGGAAGTGATTGCGGTGTGACAGTAGTTGTTATAGTAGATATTATTATAATGATGGAGGTGATAAGTGTTGTAGCCACTGATAGCAGTGATTAGCAATGGTGGTGGTTGCCAGTGAATGATTGTGATGACAAAAATGGTTGGATGGTTCACGACGATAATGGTGGCGGCAAAAGTAGATACAATTACGACGATGAAATGGTAGGTGTTATAAATGGTGGGAAGCGTTGTTGATTGCAACGGTGGTTGGTGACCTGGTGCTGGCGGATGGATGGTGGTTGGTGGtgatgttggtgttggtgttggtgttggtgttggtggtagttAAAATGGAAGAGGTGGTGAAGGGTGATTGTGGATATAAAGTGATGTTGaaaattatatacataaaaagGTCTCTTTTGATATTAAGACTTTATTCCAGATGTTAATAATTAAGACATATTCATACCAAATAAGTGctacaattttaataaaaataaatgcacttaattgACTAAAGTCTCAACTATTCATATTGAGACATTCATTAAGTGCAAATAAATGAGACTACTAGTTTCATTTAGTTGCTCTACCCTACTACTATTATATATACCCCcttcgtctcaatttatgtgacaccaTTTGATTTGCATGGagttaaagaaataaaagaagatttCGTTATGTTTACTAAAATACTCTTATTAAAGGTTGTTTGAATTGACATATTTTTAAGTGCTTTTGGCGTTAAACACACTTTAATTTTTGTTGGTCTTTGTCAAAAACACAACGTACTTTAGgcttaaaaagtaaaaaaaaaaattagaagctAAGAGCCAAAAATAGATTGCTACCAACTTTTGGCGTTTAGCTTACAAATCACTTACAAAAATAGTTAATTCAAATACCCCCTTAAGTTACTTTTACACTACTTTCtagtacttttcttgttaaatGAGATCCAATAAGGATAATATAttaaggataaattacacaaatttcaaacttaagagactatattatctaatatttcttacttttttttaatttacataaaatttcaatttttaactttactcttgatacatatcaacgAAATctcacatcctatttttactccaccattaactcattcaaactaatttttttttaaagatgtccttccctaaaatatctccctaattatcaactATTAAATCATCTTTCTTCCTGATTTTGAGCccatttggataggattaaaatatgGTTAAATCaacttttaatctcttttttagcATTTTAACGTGTTTGGTAAAACtaaaaaatgctaaaaaaaattaaaaactaattaaaagaatcaaaaagtgaGAAGTTGGGTACTCCCAgctttttgctttttagattaaaattcttttaggtttgaccaaaacatttacctttttatcccttatattttcctccaattccaacaatatcctaaacttgtagccctcaaatatataatttttttctttttctctttgatgTTTTGCTTCATCTCTTCCCTccaattttctcttcatctttcttctttgttttcatcgaaCCCATCATTAATAGGAGgtctattcaatttttttttttaaattaaaaattataaataattcaccttatttatggtgttaacaactttaaggacatttaagtcattttaacaacaaaaagcgtttaacatcacttgtttaccaaacgcATCAACAActtcagtttcagcacttctatccaaacgcttatcttctttatttataaacacttattttaaacttttaatcacttaagctaaaaagttattttttttaatcttatccaaaCGAACTCTTTCTCTCCTCCATCAACACTTAAATCATCCCccttcttgattttttctcctccattaacatatgcaactttttttttcctctcctaaaatctctcccattttatttttttttaaaatctattgatacatatatgaatttatttagttattcatacatatttattcttgtaatggtgattcatatgaatggtATATATGAAATCATTAgtatgggtattatggtgattcatacgatagatacattttgtacaattttaacgggtgatacatatgatattaattactgatacatattgtattatggtgattcatatgatagatacaattatttatttcaattattaggtgattcatatgatattaatgggtgatatatatgatattatggtaATTCTTATGgtagatacaacaacaacaacaacaacaaacccagtgtattcccacttagtggggtctgggggggtaagatgtatgcagtccatacctctacctctgatgaagtagaaaggctgtttccgaaagacccccggctcaagtcacgagatatcacacaaacacatagtacggcacagaagcagatgacataacatagatacggcacccataaggaatataaaatagagtaaagcaggaatgcaggaatataaagcagaggaaagcacacatattcgtaataaacatggaacacggaacacgaaacattgaatacggaatcataacaggaatacacccccaccaattaattccctacactagcgacccgaactggccctaatcctctgccgtaattcgcatctttcagaccttcctatctagggtcatgtcctcggtgagctgtaactgttccatgtctcgcctaatcacctcaccccagtacttcttcggtctacccctaccccgtctaaaaccatccaacgctagcctctcacacctacggaccggggcatccatgcccctcctcttcacgtgtccgaaccatctcaatcgtgcttcccgcatcttacactccactgaagtcacaccaaccttctcccggatagtctcattccgaactctatcccctcgggtcagtccacacatccagcgcaacatccgcatttctgccaccttcattctttggatgtgggagttcttaactggccaacactccgctccatacagcaaggccggacggactaccaccctatagaatttgcctttaagcttgggcggcaccttcttatcacacagcacccccgatgcgagtttccacttcatccatcccgccccaatacggtgcgagacatcctcgtcaatctcactgttactctggatcacggacccgagatacttgaacttatccctcttccctacctcctgtgcttctagcctcactactacctcattctcccgcctcacgtcattaaacttacattccacatactctgtcttggttctgctcaccctgaaccctttagactccagagtttgcctccacaactctaatttgtcattcacaccccctcgagtctcatctatcaggactacatcgtctgcaaaaagcatacaccacggcacctccccttggatacgccgcatcaacacatccattactaacgcaaacaaaaagggactaagagtagatccctgatgcaatcctgtcaagacagtgaaatgctctgagtctcctcccgccgtcctcacctgggttttcgctccctcatacatatccttaattactctgatatatgcctgcggtactccactcacctccaagcatctccaaagcacttccctggggactttgtcgtacgccttttccaggtcgatgaacaccatgtgcagatccttcttcctctccctatactgctccgccaacctccgtaccaggtggattgcctccgttgtcgagcggccgggcataaatccgaactggttttccgaaatagacactatccgtctcagcctcacctcgaccactctctcccagatcttcatagagtgactcagtaacttaatccccctatagttattgcaacactgaatgtcccccttattcttatagagggggatcatggtactccacctccacgcctcgggcatctttgccgtcctgaaaatttcattgaacaatgcagtcaaccaccttacaccagcctctccaacgaacttccaaaactccactggtatctcatccggccccgtcgccctaccccttcgcatcctgcggactgcctgtctaacctcgtctaccttaaaacgtctacaatggctaaaatcccgacactcccctgagtgctccagtttccctaacacaatagctctgtccccctcgtcattcaagagcctatgaaagtacgactgccatctcttctttatgtggccgtcctccaccaacactctaccgtcctcccccttaatgcacctcacctgatcgaggtcacgacccttcctcttcctagccttagcgagtcggaacaactttttctcccctcctttcccctgtaaccctgcatacaagctctcaaaagcggccgtcttagctgccgtgaccgctgacttcgcctccttcctcgctagcttgtactctttcctgtttacccgcttctcttcttcgtccttactttccaccaacttcgcatacgcctctttcttggtctccactttcttccccacctcttcattccaccaccaatccccccgatgatgtccggcccggcccctagaaacacccaacacctcccttgcattctccctgatgcacgttgccgccctgtcccacatattatccacatcccccctacactcccacacccccattcccgccaacctctcccctatctcccacgcattcactggcgtcaaaccgccccacttaattctcggtctacactccttactcctcctctttctattcttctttatacccaaatccataaccaagagcctatgttgggtcgaaagattctcactcaggatgactttacagtctttacacaacgccctatcccctttcctaagcaacaaaaagtcaatctgggtcctggctatcgcgctctgaaaagtgatcaggtgctcgtccttcttcgggaagccatagttcaccaccaccagcccaaacgccctcgcaaactccaatagggtcgccccctcttcatttctctccccaaaaccaaaaccaccatgcacatccccaaagcctcccggtagcgccccgatgtgcccgttgaaatcccctgctacaacaatcttctccgaactgggcacgcctctcaccacgtcctccaaagcctcccagaaccgcatcttctcctccccctccgatcccacatgcggcgcataggcactacacacgttcagggtaaacccccgaatgaccaacttaatagtcatcaacctatcgttgatcctcttcacctccactacctgacctctaagctcttcatctaccaagatgccaactccattcctacgcctgtcgctcccagagtaccacagcttgtaaccgtccacatccctagccttagaccctacccacttggtctcttggacacacgcaaggttgatccttctcttcctaagaatcttcaccagctctatggacttcccctgaagggtccctatattccaagacccaaccctcagcctaccgtcgctatccacgTAGATACAAttgtttatttcaattattgagtgattcatacgttattaatgaaagataacggtgtagtcagtgtaggaaacaaaagtaataatatttttttaaaaaaaactaaaagcagAATTGAATTAGAATTGCTATTTGTGTAAAACTCAAAATCCTTAACTACataaaattaaagacgaaaaaagagatacataattaaaacacctaaattaaatctaaaaaaggagaaaaattagatatttttccttaaataaaagaatacagtgaataaaagagaatctattatttccttaaataaatatctttgtcaATTTTAAATGTATCAATTTTTTGTATGTATCACtgtataacatatgtatcaccatttcaaaacTCAGGGATaaatgtaattaacaaaatagtcgaaattttatgtaatatcacctAAAAATTCagagatttatgtaagttacccatATATTAATTAGTTGTCGAATAAGAAAATGTGAGACTATTCTTTTTAGGACACAAAATAAAGTGCCACTTAAATTAGAAGGGAGAAAATTCTATATTGTCTTGCCTATGATTATATGCCTAATTAAACATTTTGGCAGGTATGTGATGCCTTTATCTAATAACATCCAGCAGAGCAGCCCAAgcaactaatttttattttagcttCCTTCATTCCCCGTATTGAGCATAGTGATGCAATCGGAATTGGACTCGTTAAGTGAAAGTTTGAAAAATGCTGAACCAAGAATCCATGGTTCACCTATCGGCTAATAAATTTGGAAAGACGAAGGATTCACCTAATAACGAAGCAACACGTTCTGCGATGTGTAATGATGTTATTTTTACCCACCTAAACTCGAGTAGGTGAGCGTAACAGTGTGTCAGGACTTACTTTGGGAGTAGCATTCCTCCAATCACAAACAAATCTACCAAGAAAACCAATAAATTTGttcaaaggataaaataagaatttgctagacaaaattatctttgcCACCTTCAACTACGAGTCAGTTGGCACTAAAAAGACATGGTTGATAGGTTTTCCCTCATGCTACAACAGTGGAGGGTCTATCGATTCTATTTCTTAAAACCTATTTCACGTTTTTAACTATTCGCAAGTCTAACTCGGGACTCTAGCCTCAGCATACTGCTTCGTACATCAGAAAGTTCAAGTCAttcacttcttcttcttcgacttGTTGGAGAGCGTTTGAGTATATGCAGTTCCCTGCATAAAACACACAAGGAAATTGGGAACTTTTCATATCCAAGTCCAAATACACAAAGAAATCATTCTAACATGATTTAAATAACAGACAATAAACTATTCCCAACAGTTAAAAAAACCACAAACCTCAAGCCATTCATCCGTGGATGCAACTGTTGTGGCTGTTCCAACTTCAACCTTTGCCTTTGGTGCTCTTTTagttttctatacatatatcaaagaaagaaaattaagtttTAGAAGGAAAAGGACCAACAGAAGTACAATATACATTTATCAATAAGACTATAAACACACATTTACAATAAGACAGTCTAGGCCCCATAGATAAATCCCTCATACATTTTGTGCTCTTGCAGTAATGCCCCTATAGGTAGGGATATATCTAACTGTCACCTCCATATCAAGTCTCAGTATGTACCAGATTCTAAAGATCGTTGACACCTAACTAAATCCAACCATGTCAGAAGGATAGTGATGTAAGAGCTGAGAAGGATAAGCCTAATCACGAATGAAATCATTCACACCTATTTATCAATCCACTCAGTATTTCTGATGCACTAGCAAGATATTTCTGCCCTAGCGAGGTGCATGTATAAAGAGTATGTAATCACCTTTGAGAGATTTTGTATCTGACCACGAATCCAGAGTCCAAGAAGGCCAATGACGGCAATTCCAAGACAAAATAAGAAAACAGACTCAACACTGAGAAGACCACAAGGCTCAGTCACTTCAATAGTGCCGTTGTAGAATGTACTTTGATAAGGGTTCTGATCTACCTCATAAACAATAGTGCCAACAAGATCAAAACTTCCGGGCTGTACCATTAAGGAAAAAGTTATTCAGCTTAGGTACCAACAGCAGCATTCAAGTGAgagcaaaagaaaaatgaaaataagcaGATAGTAACAGAGAAAAGCAGTACAAATGCTTGGCAAGAAACCAACCTGCATAAATTTGCTGACAGCAAATATATATGGGAAAGTGGCCTGAGCAGAAGGTGGAACTGTAGCATTATCAAAAGCCTaggaaatggaagaagaaataaaattagaaagGTCTCTAACCCAAATTACAGTAACATAGCATGAAAATAGAAGACTCGTTTGAACAGGAACTCCTAATTAACAACAGAAGATTACCGGAGTTCTCATCCTGTAAAGCATAGTTAAGCAATCGCTGCCCTTGTGACAAATAAATTTTGACTTTACTTTCAAGGCAATCTTAAAGAGGTATATGTTCTTCTCAAATAATTTACCATTTGCATTACTTAAATACTTACAAATTTTAGTGATATTCAGAATACTCATGATAAACCAAAAATTATATCCTAGGAccaattataataaaaataagaaggaaaCCAAATGGAAAAAGAACTGTATCAATCATGAGAAGAATGAATTTTGTATCCCTTGTTCATACAAATGCTTTCCTGATTCAACTGCCAGCTCACCAGCTCACTTTAACCCCATGCTTTTCCAcctgtggtggtggtggtggtggtgcgtAATTATTGGTCTTAACTGCCTTACCATAGCATTAAGGTCATATTGAATGATATGTACCAttaaaattgatttagctacCACTATCGGCAAAGCACAACCCCAAGCTTCAGAGGATGAGCTCACTTTAGCAACTATTAACTCCAATTCTCTATTGAATTAGGGACAGATTAAAGGCAATTGAACGGCAATTGAACTTAGTAAAGCTTGACAAACAGAAAAGACACACTTGTCAcctattcaaaaaaaaaaaaaaaaagacaacacaCACTATACAATCAACAAAATGCAGTCCATGTAACACTTTGTAAAAGGAAATTTATACAAATCCTAATCTCAGCTTCGGAAGCTTTTTCAACATTATATTTTATCTATCCATTTCTAACAGATAACAAAATAACTAAAGTTCCAGTATCTGGGTGTTTCTGTAATATTTCATAAAACTTGGACTTTGCACAAACAGAGAAATGTACTTTTCAGGTGAAGTTGTAGGCATTCTGAACTTTCCTAAGAACAAGTCAATAGGCTCAGAGCACTCAAGATTAATGTCTATTCCTTGGTCATTCTTGAAATTGttttaaaatagaaatacatTTTGGAGATTTTCATATACGTAAATGTTAATATATATTTTCCACTATTCACATTATAAAACTGAAAATGATCTGTGCATTCTCTTCATCCTAAACCGCTGTCCAtacctaaaaattaaataaatacctTATTATTCATTAGGTGCACTAAATGTTCAAAGTCTTCTGACCACCAAGTTTGAAAACATAAACAAACAACCCATTTGCTAAAACCAGAAAAGTTAAGAGCCCTATAACAACAACTTGCTTGACAATTGGCTTGCTACAAGCAAGTGCGTGAAACTTGAGCTGAATAAGTAAGCTACTAACCTTAAGGTTAAAAGTCAACATGAAGAAACCTTAAATAAGATTGAATGTACACCCAAGAACTTACTAAGCGAATAGGAAAATGTGTAAATCCAGATTTAAGAACCAAAATAACAAGTAAATAAATTTGAGATTAAGAAGCTTTTCTTTTCAGTTCAAAGGAAGTAATATACCACAGTCCACATATCTTATGGAAGACGCAGAGCTTGGCCTGATTTTGaccaaaaaataaatccaaacaaTTACCTTTACAGATAGATTTTGAACCAAATAGCGGTGATCAAAAGGAAGGTGAACACTGGCTTGGATTGCAATGACATTCAAACTTGAATCCCCTGTAACAGGCACCCAAAATTGAGAAATGAATCATTATACTAAGCACTTGATGGGAAGGAGAAATACACCGAAACACAAAGGATTACCGTCATTTTTCATTCCAACTAACACCTCACTTTCCTCACCAGCTGCCACTACTGCAAAGACGAAGAAACGCGATCTGAGAGATGCAATTCTTAAACTATGCTATCATTTAAGCAAAACAAGGAACAAAGAATACAGATAGAAAAGAAAAACGGATTAACCTACCCTTTGAAGGGTTTTTGGGGAAAACACAAACTGTTTCAATCCCAGGTGCCGGACTAAAATTATCACTACCAAAATCTTGGACATCATCACCAACAATTCCAAGATCTCCTGCTTCTCCAGTGCCTTCTACCACTTCTGTTTCAGGGTCAGATTGACATCTAGCAACTATGGAGAATGTCAAAACAATAACAAAGCAACATGAAATTCAGCAAATAATAGGCCTATCTCCAAAGGGGTACTTATAATAATCAACCGAAACAACAGAAAAACTAATAAGCAAATTAGCTATACAAATCCTCTGTAAGTTGTAACCTTTCCTCTCTATTGGGGCCCAAAACCTAGCAGCTAATAAGGTATGCAAACATCAAGAATAACTAACTGAAACATAGATATCAAATAACTGAACTACTCAATTAGGTG
Coding sequences:
- the LOC107845621 gene encoding translocon-associated protein subunit alpha isoform X1, translated to MRSTMSIRVFSLFLSLLLFSSPFLQVARCQSDPETEVVEGTGEAGDLGIVGDDVQDFGSDNFSPAPGIETVCVFPKNPSKVVAAGEESEVLVGMKNDGDSSLNVIAIQASVHLPFDHRYLVQNLSVKAFDNATVPPSAQATFPYIFAVSKFMQPGSFDLVGTIVYEVDQNPYQSTFYNGTIEVTEPCGLLSVESVFLFCLGIAVIGLLGLWIRGQIQNLSKKTKRAPKAKVEVGTATTVASTDEWLEGTAYTQTLSNKSKKKK
- the LOC107845621 gene encoding translocon-associated protein subunit alpha isoform X2, which gives rise to MRSTMSIRVFSLFLSLLLFSSPFLQEVVEGTGEAGDLGIVGDDVQDFGSDNFSPAPGIETVCVFPKNPSKVVAAGEESEVLVGMKNDGDSSLNVIAIQASVHLPFDHRYLVQNLSVKAFDNATVPPSAQATFPYIFAVSKFMQPGSFDLVGTIVYEVDQNPYQSTFYNGTIEVTEPCGLLSVESVFLFCLGIAVIGLLGLWIRGQIQNLSKKTKRAPKAKVEVGTATTVASTDEWLEGTAYTQTLSNKSKKKK